GGGTATATGAATTGCTCTTCACAGATACGACGAGAATTTCTATGTTGACCTCCGAACCAAGTGCCGCTGCCATGTATTACGTATTGCTGGCACCGCTTATGATAGGTTATTATAAGATCAATAAAAGCGCAAGGATCTGGATTGTTTTGTATCTCATTATGGGATTGTTCATTCAATCCAAGGCATTGTTCCTGGTAATTCCTATTCTCATTCTATATCTGGTATTTAAATCGGACAATAAAAACTTAAAAATAGCGGTTTGGGGAGTGTTGATCGTCTCCGTACTGAGCATTCCGTTTCTATTAGGGATAAAGGAGGTAGACCGCCTGGTCTACTTTATCGATATTCTAAAGGAACAGGGTATTGAGGGCTTGACTGAGCAAAATAAAATATGGAGCACTTTCACACTTCGATTTAGTTCAGTTTTGACCTCTATTCAGCTTCTTTTTGAAAATCCATGGGGAATTGGCTTTGGAAGCTTTCATTGGATGTATATTGACAAAATGACTTCAAATACAATTCAGAGTACGCTTACAGGAGTCGAGATTCGCGGAATTCTCAATGGTGAACTCTATGCGACTCCAAAGTCTTTGTTTTTGGAATATGCAATTAGTTGTGGCATTTTTTTCCTTCTTCCCGTATTCGTTTTGGCAAAGAGAATTTTAAGTAAAGCCATACCATCTACCATAAAGGTCGCTTTTATTGGAGTTATCCTTATATCTTTGATCGTAGAATTATCCCCTTTTATGACATTTCTCGGTGTCCTGATGATTTTGAGCCATAAAATTAAAAAGGAGAATTACCTAGTATTACCATGAAGCAAATTGTACTCTTCTTAAAAAGTCTTCGCCTGTACCTGATAAATAAACTGGTACTTAAAATACCTTTTCCTCACTTACGGAATTTTCTTTTAAAGGGTTATTTAATAAAAGGAAAGCGCAGTAATATAATGAGTTCAGTTACGGTCCTGAACAAGACTTTTAAACGAAATAAAATTCAAATTGGGGATAATTGCATAGTCAATTCCGGTTGTATTCTCGATGGGCGTGGAGGATACTTAAAAATTGGCAATAATGTGGATATTGCAAAAGGGGTCTGGATTTTCACGGTTGGCCATGATCCGCATTCTGACATCCACGATACCATTTCTAAAGATGTCGTAATCGAAGATTCAGTTTGGATCGCTTCACGGGCGATTATACTTCCAGGCGTAACTATTGGTAAAGGAAGTGTGATTGCAGCAGGATCGGTGGTTACCAAAGATGTACCACCCAAAAGCATAGTTGGCGGAAATCCGGCCAAAATTATAGGGGAAAGGAGATCATCTCTTGAATACCGCAATAATTTTTTCCCTTATTTGGATATGATATGATACTCTTAAACTTTGAATAAACCAGCTGATCACTTGGTAGAATTGTATACATATGAAGAGGTTGTTGATGCCGAACAAACCTTACTGATGTTGTCTCCGGGTATTTTTCAGAAGGATGGAGGAATGTTCAGTTATGCCAAAGTGTGGATAAATGAGATTCGTAATTTTTCACAGAACTACACCTTTCTCTTTTCAAGGCGATATCAACAAGACCTTTCCGGAGATCATTTAATTTTTAGAACGATTAAGTCTGATAATAAGAAGTATGCAATGGTCATTTCTTTATTGTCTGTAATTCTGCCTTTTTCCCTGTTAAAATATTTTTTCAATGATTACAGGGAATTCGCTATAAACAACAATCAAATACATATACTCACAAGTTTCCTCCTCGCTTATCCTTTGATCAGGTGTCTTATGAAGTTCAAGAAGGAGCTTACTATAATTTACACCCTTCATGATCCTGTCCCGCATCAGGAGAAAAGAGGCCCAATTGGCAAAAAGCTGAAGTTTCATTACTTACATAAGATTTACGAATTATCGAGGGTCCACCCTAACTTCTATTTACATCTTCACAGTAAAAAATTACTGGAAGATTGCCAACACACAGCAGGCAAAGTCATAATAAAACCACACCCTCTGCCTGAGAAGCTTGTAGTACCAAAGAATTCTAATTTCGATGGTTTTGTTTTTGGTGTTCTGGGAAGGATGGAAGCCTATAAAGGATTGGACATATTGCTGGAGGCATTTCAAGTGCTATCCAAAGATGCAGATATTAACAACAAAATAAAATTGGCAATCGTGGGTAGCGGTGAGATCGATAAAGAATCATGGGAACAACTTCCAATCCTAACGGATATCCAAAACAGAAGGGTGGATGAGATCGAATTTCATGAATATATATCATCTCTGGATTGCCTGTTATTACCCTACAGAAAAGCAAGTCAGTCTGGGGTCGGATATCTGGCCCTTGCCTATGAAATTCCCATAATTGCGACAAATACCGGTGGGCTACCGGATATTATTAAACAAAGCAGCGACCCTAGAAGCAGGCTTATTTCTCCTAATAAAAGCGGGGAACTTGTGGATGCCATCTTGAGTTTTATGAAAATTGAACAGCATTCTTTATGAAATCAGGAATTGTGGGAGAAAAAAATCCCTTCAGACATATTAATTTCTACCAAATAGCCTTATTTCTATTTCTCTTCACGCTTCCATTAGAGAATAGATATAGCAATATTGGCCTGATTCTTCTAACTGCAGCCTGGATATTACAGTTTGAGAGACAAACAGTCTTGAGCTCTTTTAAAAAGTTCGCTTACATTTTTCTTATTCTCAATTTGATTTGGTTCCTCATAGGCTTGATTTTTTCTTTCCAGGAGTTTTTTTGGGACTATATGGAAAAAGTAGGGAAGTATTTTTTATTAGTTCTGCTGCCACTACTTATGATTCCTGCGAAAAATTTAAACAGAAGACAACTAGCTTTTTCATTCTCAGGATTCGTCATCTCCATGGTATTGATCCTCTTAATCAGCTATGCCAATGCTGCGGGACAGTATCAGGCAGGAATAGAAAATCCTTTTAATTACTCTGTTTTTGTTTCAAAAGGCGGCGATTTTCACCCGGCTTATATTTCAATGTTCGTCGTATGTGCTTTTTTTCTATGTCTGGAAGGATTACAGATATTTAAAAGCCTTGGAGCTCGTATTGTAATCACTGCTATTCTGATCTTGTTTTTTCTCTCAGTTTTTGTAATTCAAGCCCGAACGGCTATACTAGCTATGGCTATTCTAATCCCAATTTATGCTTTGCTGGCGATTAATAAAAGAAGAGCTTTCTATGCAAGGCTCGTACTTGTCATCTCTGTTTTTGTAATAGGGACCATCTTGGTTTTCAAGGTAGGCAATACACCCTTTTTACTAATGAAAGAAAGGGTTGTAAACGGCTTTACAAACAGCTTGTCCATCAGGATAGAAACCTGGAAGTGCGCCCTTGAGGTATTTACATCTAATTCGTGGATAATCGGCGTGGGCTCCGGAAATGAGCATCTCGCTTTAAAAGAGTGTTATTACAATAATTTCCTTACTCGTCAGTACTTTGACAATTACAATACTCATAACGATTTTTTACATATCCTTCTGCGAAATGGAATAATCGGGCTGCTTTTGTGGATTGGATTTCTCGGAACGATGTTGATCAGGAACTATCAGGTTAAAAATCATATCGGCATTATCTTCGTTTTGTTATTTTGTATAAGCGGTTTAACTGAAAACTTACTTAGCAGAATTTGGGGAATTTTATTTATTGGTACCGGGATTGGTTTTTGTCTCCTGTCGTATTTCAATGATGCCCGATTTATTAGTGGATCTAAAAGAATTACTGAATGAGCAATAGAAAAGACATCTTGGTATTTGCCAAGAGGTATAATGTTAAAAATCCGGAACAAATTGGGGGAGCGATTAGGTTGTCCGAGGAACTAATTGACGATTTGCAAACCCTGAAAGAATCATTTACTGTTATAGATATTAACCCTGCCAATGGCGGTGGATTCTTTTTGACGTATATCAAGGTAATTTGGAAAACCATAATCCAAACAAAAAAACACAATAGTGTACTATTTATTGGGAGTGACAGGGTTGTGGTTCATTTGGCCCCGGTGGTATTGTTGATCGGGAAGTTGTGTAATAGAAAAGTCACCTTGAAAAAGGTAGGAGGAGGTTTTGACCGATTTTACAATGAAAGTGGTTACCTGGTTAAATTAAGAATCAGATGGTTGATGAAAAATGTAGTGGCCACCCTATTTGAAACCAAACAATTGGTTAATTACTTTAAGTCTTTTGGCAGGACCGTTTGGTTCCCTAATGTCAGAAATTTCCCGGAGAGAAAAATTATTCCCGGAGCTTACCAGAAACGGTTTGCTTTTATTAGTCAGGTAAAGAACACAAAAGGAGTAATTGAAATTCTGGAGGCATGCCAAATTTTGGGGAGTGATTATCGGATTCATATCTACGGGCCTATCGTGGACCTAGTTATCCCCGATCATTTAAAATCAATTTTTGATGAGATATACAAGGGTGCTCTGAAACCTGATGAGGTACTCAAAACCATCGAAAATTACGATGTCATCATGCTTCCCACTTACTATCCCGGTGAGGGATATCCTGGAATACTAATCGAATCCTACTCCATGGGTAAGCCTGTAATTAGCACCATCTGGAATTCGATCCCGGAGATTATTGATCATGAAAAAACGGGCTTGCTAATTGCTCCAAAAGATAAAACAGCCCTTGTTGAAGCTATTGAATGGTACAATGTCAAAAATTATCCAATACTGAGTGAGAACGCTTTGAACTATTCCAAACAATTCAACAGTCTTTATCAAACCAGTGACAAATTAAATCTGATTAAAGGTAATGCGTGATATCTATATCGTAGGGGTAGGGCGATCAGGAACAAGTTTACTGCAATCTATGTTGCATGCGCATTCTGAATTAACCTCCTCCCCTGAATCGCATTTTTTTAGAAGTTATATTGCCTCTGAAAAGCGCCAGAAAAAGATGGAACTGAGAGGACCTGAAAATTTCAAAGAGGTGCTCAGAAAAGATCGATTTTTTAACCGTTTAGAGGTTGACCCTGACCAACTAAAAACATTATCCGGTTCCTCCTTCACCATACTTGATGTGAATAAGGAAATAACAGATTTGTTGAAAGAGAAATACGGGAAAGAGGTATTGGTAGACAAAGACCCAAGGAACCTCGAAAACATTTCGAAGATTCACAATTATTTTCAGGATGCGAGAATCGTCCATATTATTCGAGACCCCAGAGATGTTGTTTACTCAAAAACAAAGGCAAATTGGTCGTCTAGAAGGCCTTATTGGTTGCATGCAATGATTGGGGAGGCACAGATGAAAAAAGGATTAGCTTCAGCAAGTAAGTTGGACTCAACGACCTATCATCAACTTAAATATGAGGACTTGCTTGAATTTCCTGAAGAAGTTCTACAAAAACTGTGTTTATTTTTAGACCTGACGTACGAGCAAGGTATGCTGAACTTCAATGAAAAGGCAAAAGAACTCGTCACCAAAGATGAAATGCAATGGAAAAAGGAAACGCTGCAACCTTTAAAAAAAGGGAACAGGTTTAAGTGGAAAGAATTTTACAGCCCCTTCCAATTGGCAGTTATTGAGAAGATATCTCAAGACAGTATGACAGCGTTTGGATATAAGAATTTAGCAGACAGGAGCAAGCTCAATATTTGGCTTAGGATGAATATTTCTCTGGCCAACTATGCCTCAATATTATTCTCTCCAGCGTACTTAGTTTTAAAAAAATGGATTTAAATCTCATTTCGCAAACTGGATTTTCCATTCCCCCTAAAGAACTAAGAAAGGGATCAACCCCTTTGTGGGTAACATCTAACAACGATTTAATTTATGCCAGGGGGTTGAAGATAAGATTGGAATCAGATTCCGGATCCTGTAGTTATAGTATTCCCAAAACCCCGGCAGAAAAGCTCTTGGGATGGAATGCGCTGTGCAGAAGGGTATTGCGCATGGATATTTCTGCTTTAACAGTGTTAGACGAGAATCTAATTGCAATTAAAAAAGGCGCAATTGTTTTCAAAGGTCGTAATCAACAAAATTTTCGAAGAGTATTTAAAATTTCAAGAGGCAGCCGCCCTTTGAATATTTGCCATTGGGAGGATCGATTGTATTGGGGGGAATACTTTTCCAATCCGACCCGTTGCGAGGTACATATTTATGGAAGTAAAGATGGTGAAAAGTGGGAAAAGGCCTATACATTTCCAGAAGGCAGGATCCGTCATGTTCATGGAATTTATGAGGATACTTTTCGCAATGGAATGTGGGTACTGACGGGCGATACAGATTCCGAATCGGGGATATGGTTTACAGGAGATCATTTTCAAACACTCGAATGTGTGGTTACGGGGAGTCAGAAAGCCAGAGCAGTATCTGTAATTCCTATGAAAAAGGGACTAATTGTTCCGATGGACAGTCCAAACGAAATCAATTTTATTCAGAAATATGATATGTATAAGAGGGAATTCAGCCCTTTGGTACAGATAGCGGGAAGTGCTTTTTACCGCTACACCTCACCTTCTGTTTCACTTATTTCTACTGTCGTGGAACCAAGTGAGGTAAATCAGGCTAGATATATCGAATTATACGCTTCCCTCGACTTGAAGCACTGGACAAAAATTGCAGAACTTAAAATGGATTTCTGGTCATCCCTTTCGATGAAATTATTCAGATATCCGGAAATACGATTTCCGGAAGTAAGCCGAGGCGATCCTGATCAGATATATTTGTATTGTTCAGGTGTTCGCGGATACAACAGAAAAATGGTCATTTTGGACAGGCAGGTATTGGTAAAGTTTCTAAAGTTCCGCAGTTCATTTCATAACGACCAAACTTCTGAATGACTAAATTGCCATATGTTGACATCCTATTCATATAACCAAACAAAACGATTCCTATTTGTAGTCGTGGTTTTTTTCAGTGCCTGCAGAGAGGGATATACACCCCCCTGGGACACTTTTAATTCTAGTGTAAATGAGTGCAACAACATGTTGAACTATACGGAAGATTTTCAGGATGAAACCTGGTTTAGAGATGAAGCACAGGTTGTAAACAACATAACTGAGGATCCTTTTGATAAGCCTACAGCAGATCTGTTAGACATTTCAGATAATCCAAAAGAATCGAGAATCTATCAATTTTTAGATTCGATCCCTGAAGGAGAATATATATTTTCTCTCTTTTTAAAAGCCCCTCCCGGAACTGAAGGAAAATATGCAATAGGGATGGAGTTTAATGGAGATAAACGACTTTGGAACAAATCAATTGTAAGCCTTAATGACTCAAGTTGGACAAGAGCTTCCGTAAGACTTAAAACCGAAGGAACGGGTAGATTAACGGTTTTTCCTGCATATGCTTTAATTAAGGGGTCAACGATGGATAAAGTATACGCCTGGGGTGCACAACTCGAGCAAGTAAATAGTGATAAAAGTGCTGATTTATATTGCGGAAGAAATACCTTCAAAGGCGGATCATCAAACGCCTATTTTTTTATTCAGGAATAAAGATCCATAGGTCTTGCAGTATTAGTAACGAATGGGAAGATTGCAAAACTTGAAAAGACTACTGATAACTGTTAGGTATCTGAAGCCTATTCAAATACGTTATCAATTCTATTACAGATTTCTCTATCCCATATTTTCTTATCTAAGAGCCGATCCTGAATATTCTAAAGCAGCCTCCGCTTCATTGACATGGGAAGGAGGGTTGACTAATCCCAAGACTTTGATCGGAGATAGAGAATTTGAATTTCTAAATCAACCCTACAGCTTTGAGAACGATATAGACTGGGAGATATCAGAATTTGGCAAACTGTGGACATATAATTTGAACTACTTTGATTTTCTCCATCAGGAAAGCCTCGATCGGGCTGTTGGCCTAGATCTGATAGAGAACTACATGTCCTGGGATAAGCACAATACAGGGAACGAACCTTATCCTACTTCACTTAGAGGCATGAATTGGATAAAATTTCTCACCAGGCATAGAATTTCTAACCTAGAAATAGATTCCTTTTTATTCAAGGATTATATAAGATTAAGCAGTAGGCTTGAGTACCATATTATGGGCAATCACCTCCTCGAAAATGGGTTTTCCCTCTTATTTGCTGGACTTTACTTCAAGGATCAAAGGTTTTTAAAACTCGCCAATCAAATTCTGCAGGATCAACTTCAGGAACAATTTCTCGGTGATGGCGCTCATTTTGAACGCTCACCGATGTACCACAGTATTTTACTACACCGAATATTGGATTGCATCAATTTCTTAAAACTCAACAATATCACTGAAGGGATTTATAGAAGATTATGCAATACGGCAACTAAGATGATTTCCTGGCTAGAGGCAATGTGTTATACTGATGGATCTTTGCCAATGGTTAATGATTCTATTCATAATCTCTCTTTTAAACCTCAGGAACTGTTGTCATTTGCTCGGAGTCTGAATATAAAGTGGGATGCTGTGAATCTCAATGAATCGGGATATCGAAAAATGATAAATCCTCCTTTTGAACTCTTTGCTGATTTTGGCAACATAGGTCCCGACTACATTCCCGGACATGCTCATTCTGACACCTTCAACTTTGAAATCTATTTTGAAGGGAAACCGCTCATTGTCGATACAGGGACTTCCACCTACGAGCTTGGGGAAAGACGACTAACTGAACGCAGTACGATCTCACATAATACGGTATTGGTTGATGAAAAGGAACAATCAGACATGTGGGACAACTTCAGAGTGGGTCGCAGAGCAAAGATCATTCATTTAGACGAGAGCACTAAGAGAGTCAAAGGAGTACACAATGGGTATAGCTTTCTGAATATTTTACACTCACGACAAATACAACAGATATCTGATGGATTTGTAATTGAAGATCAAATTGATGGAAGGAAAAATGATAATATTAAAGCAGAAGCATTTATTCATTTTCACCCTAGCGTCCAATCTATTCAGATTGTGGAAAATTATATCAGATTAGACGAAAAGGGATTACAGATTTCATTTCTCGGTAATATTTCTAAACTTAGCGTAGAACCGTATAGTTATGCAATGGGGTACAATAAGAGGTCAGAGGCAAAATTGATTAGAATCGAATTTAAAAAACATTTAGTAACAAACATCACCAAAATTTGATTCGATCCAGAAGATGAATGCATATCTTCAACGGGTCCGTATAAAATACTCAAGTATCCAATCAACATGAAAGTATTATTTCTGAGCTATTACTATAAACCAGATATCACAGCCGCAGCATTTAGGAGTAGTGACTTTGTCAATTATTTGAGTAAGGCAGGTACAGATATCAGAGTGATTACAACCTACCCTCACAAATCAGAGAACGTTCAGTTAGAGGAAGTAAAAGACAATATTACTTTAGAAAGAATCGCGCTAAGACCTGTTAAGGGAAGAGGGTTTAAAAATTTTTTAATTCACTATTTATCTTTTATACCGAAGAGCATTTCACAGAGTATAAAGTGGTCTTCAAAGGGATGGAAACCAGACATTATTTATATTTCTTCACCGCCCATCTTTATTGGTATTACCGGAATTATTCTGAAATATTATTTAAGACGCCATTTGGTCTTGGAAGTCCGTGACATTTGGCCAGATAGCGCTGTAGCTGCAGGACAGCTTAAAAAAGGCGGATTGGCTTATAAACTTGCGTCTTTATTTGAAAGATTCTTGTATCGTCGTAGTAATGGAATGGTCTGTGTGAGTTCACCAATGAGGGATTACATCAAACAGTACTATAACAAATCAATTTGCGTAGCTTATAATGGCCCCAAAAAGAAACAATTACAGGAACAAAAGCAATCCCAACCCCCGGGGATAGCAGAGAGATAAGAATGGCGTATGCCGGCAATTTAGGCCTGGTACAGGGAATGGAAGTACTAATTGAGGCCTTTAGCAAAGTGAAGAAATCAAATCTTTCACATCAATGGCATCTGGATATTTATGGAACCGGTGCCTTGGAAGTTGAGCTAAAAAGTCAGGCAGAGAAGCTTGGTTTAGAGGAATGGGTCCATTTTCACGGAGCGCTGCCTAAAGAAGTTCTTTCTATTCACCTGAGTAAGGTAGATGTATTATATTTAGGGCTAATTAGCTCCGAAGCTTTAGATAAGACTATACCTTCAAAGCTTTTTGACTATTTGATTTTTGGGAAACCAATCCTTGCGGCCATAACAGGAGAGGGGAAAGATATATTAGAAAAGAATAAGGCTAACCTGGTTTTGAGTTCCTGTGATTCGGAAGTAATTTCGTTCGGGATAAGAGAATTAGATAAAAGTCTAAAACAGAGATCTTTATTGGCTTCTGATAATATTGACCTACTGCGTGGAAACTACACTAGGGAAGTTAATTGTCAAAAGATACTCCTGTATTTACAAGAGGTAATAAAGAAAAAGTGAATTAAAATACAGCAAGTCTGTTAAATGTTGCCCGTCTTCGGATTTGTGGCAAAACCAGCTCTCAGAGCTCCAAATAAGGAAAGGAATGTCCAAACCCTCGGTACTAAATTCTATTGAGCGGAAATTTATTCTGCTCATCGGGGATTTAATAATGATCATCGCATCTTTAAATCTTTTGGTGAATCATGCGATTGACGAAAAATACTCTTTTGTTTGGGTAAAGATTCAAATCAGCGTAATAGGATTACTTCTGTTTCTATTCCTTGCTTATATACTGGATTTCTACAATCTGGAGAAATTGGTTCGAAGAAGGGCAGCGATCTCACAGGGAATTTATATTTCTTTGATTTTCATTTTTATTCTATTGCTGATTTGTATCATTTTGTACGATATTAGCTTCTGGAGAATCCCTCTTCTTTCCTTTCTATTACTTACACCCATTCAAGTAGCACTCTGGAGGTTGCTCTACAGTAACCTTTTCAAAATTATTCCTTTTACAAAAAATGTATTACTGCTCTATGATTCCTATGATCTAAACTTAAAAGAGATCATTGAAAAAATAAATGGTTACGAGACCAATACTTTTTATAAAGTTAAACTCACCTACCATATTGATCAAACTGCCCTTTCGGATCGAAAAAGCTTTGCAGCAGCCATGCAGAAAGTAGATACCTGGATTATCAACACACAGAGTTATGACAATATTCCGTCCTATTTGCAAAAGGTTGTACTGAAGTCAATTATGGAAGGTAAGGAAGTAATTTCATATACTTCATTTTACGAGAATACGTATGAAGCATTGCCTATTAATTCGCATAATGACAGCTTTTACGAAATACTGCAACTTCGGAATAAGAAAATCCGATATCTCCAGTCACTATTTAGTTTTACCATCAATTTTGGCCTGTCTCTTTTTGTTGGGATCATTTTTGTTCTATGCATTCCATTTGTATTTGTGTTCAATTTCTTTTTTAACAGAGGGCCTTTATTCTATACACAAAAACGCGTAGGACAACACGGTAAGGAATTTAAGATCTATAAATTCAGATCCATGGTAGTTGATGCAGAGAAACTCGGAGCTAAGATGGCGACAAAGAATGACAGCAGAATCACACCTTTTGGTAAAATTTTACGCCTATTTAGAATTGATGAACTTCCACAGATCATTTCTGTGATAAAGGGAGATATGAGGTTCATAGGACCTAGACCGGAAAGGAAGGTCTTTGTCAGGGAACTGGTAAGAATGATCCCCTATTATAACATAAGGCATCTGATCAAACCCGGAATTACCGGATGGGCCCAAGTGAAATATAAATATGGTGAAAATCTCGAGGACTCCACCAGAAAATTGGAATACGATCTGTATTATATAAAGAACAGATCAATAATGTTGGATTTGCGAATCATTTTCAAAACCTTTACCACGGTCATTTTTTCTCGAGGGGTATAAATGGAAATTGTACTGTACAATTGGATCTTCAATCATGACGAATATTACAACAGGAAAGAATTTATTCTTCCTACTTTTGTGCCCAGAAAGGTTCATTTTTCCGAACTTGATAAATTGAATTCCGATATATGAAAATAGCTGTTATAGGAACTGGCTACGTAGGTTTGGTTACCGGAACCTGTCTGGCAGAAACCGGCAATGAAGTTGTCTGTGTTGATATTGATGAAAGTAAAGTTAAAAGAATGCAGGGGGGTGAGGTGCCTATTTACGAACCCCACTTAGATGTTATTTTTGAACGTAACATAAATGCAGGAAGGCTCTCTTTCACCACTTCCTTAAAAGAAGGACTCAATCATGGAGACATAATATTTCTTGCCTTACCCACCCCTGAAGATGAAGATGGCTCGGCTGATCTGAAATACGTTTTGGGAGTTGCTGAAGATATTGGAAAATTAATTTCTGAGTATAAAGTTATCGTAGATAAAAGTACGGTTCCGGTTGGGACCTCAGACAAGGTACGGGAATCTATAGCTAAAAATGCTAAATGTGAGTTTGATGTAGTTTCTAATCCTGAATTCCTCAGGGAAGGATTTGCCGTCGATGATTTTTTAAAGCCGGAACGAATTGTAGTAGGCGCTAGTTCTGAAAGGGCGATAAACCTGATGCAAAAACTCTACAAGCCCTTTGTCAGGTCTGGAAACCCGGTTATTATCATGGATGAAAGATCGGCAGAACTCACGAAATACGCAGCTAATTCCTTTCTGGCAACTAAAATTACTTTTATGAACGAAATTGCCAACTTCTGTGAAAAAGTAGGTGCTGATGTTGATAAGGTGAGAATAGGCATGGGAACAGATTCCAGAATTGGTAAGCGATTTCTTTTCCCGGGGATTGGATATGGGGGATCTTGTTTTCCTAAAGACGTAAAGGCGCTCCACAAATCAGGAAAAGATGCCCAATATGATTTTAAAATATTAGAGTCGGTCATTCAGGTAAATCACAGTCAAAAAACAATTTTAGTCCCAAAAATCTTCAGTCATCTTGGAAAGGACTTAAGAAATAAGAAAGTAGCGATCTGGGGCCTTGCGTTTAAACCGGAAACTGACGATATCAGAGAAGCCCCCTCTCTCTATATCATCGAGGAATTACTAAAAGCGGGGGCAAGTGTTGCGGCTTTTGATCCGGAAGCTATGGACAATGTCAAATCTAGACTGGGCGATTCAATTTCATTTGCCAAAAGCATGTACGAAGCTTTGGAAGGGGCAAATGCGCTGGTCATTTGTACAGAATGGGGAGTATTCCGAAATCCAAACTTTAACAAGGTTAAAGAGCACATGGATCAAAAGGTGATATTCGATGGCAGAAATTTATACGATATAACTGAAATGAGATCTGAAGGATTTTCCTATTATTCAATTGGACGGGAAGATGTAATAATGTAAATATTCAAAGAATTGTGAAAAGAGTATTAATCACAGGAGGTGCAGGGTTTTTGGGGTCTCATTTGTGCGACCGTTTTATAAAAGAGGGGTTTTATGTTATTGCAATGGACAATCTCATAACAGGAGACCTTAGAAATATCGAACATTTATTTAAACTCAAGAATTTTGAGTTTTATCACCACGATGTAACAAAATTTGTTCATGTTGCCGGCAAGCTTGATTATATTCTCCACTTCGCATCACCTGCAAGCCCGATCGATTATTTAAAGATTCCTATTCAGACCTTAAAAGTAGGTGCCTTGGGGACACATAATCTGCTTGGTCTGGCAAAAGAAAAGAATGCCCGGATTATGATAGCCTCAACTTCCGAAGTATACGGAGATCCTCTGGTACATCCTCAAACTGAAGAGTACTACGGGAATGTCAATACTATAGGTCCCCGGGGAGTATATGATGAGGCAAAGCGTTTTCAGGAATCTATTACTATGGCCTATCACAGGTTTCACGGCCTCGATACCAGGATAGTTCGAATTTTCA
This DNA window, taken from Muriicola soli, encodes the following:
- a CDS encoding glycosyltransferase gives rise to the protein MKVLFLSYYYKPDITAAAFRSSDFVNYLSKAGTDIRVITTYPHKSENVQLEEVKDNITLERIALRPVKGRGFKNFLIHYLSFIPKSISQSIKWSSKGWKPDIIYISSPPIFIGITGIILKYYLRRHLVLEVRDIWPDSAVAAGQLKKGGLAYKLASLFERFLYRRSNGMVCVSSPMRDYIKQYYNKSICVAYNGPKKKQLQEQKQSQPPGIAER
- a CDS encoding UDP-glucose dehydrogenase family protein, which gives rise to MKIAVIGTGYVGLVTGTCLAETGNEVVCVDIDESKVKRMQGGEVPIYEPHLDVIFERNINAGRLSFTTSLKEGLNHGDIIFLALPTPEDEDGSADLKYVLGVAEDIGKLISEYKVIVDKSTVPVGTSDKVRESIAKNAKCEFDVVSNPEFLREGFAVDDFLKPERIVVGASSERAINLMQKLYKPFVRSGNPVIIMDERSAELTKYAANSFLATKITFMNEIANFCEKVGADVDKVRIGMGTDSRIGKRFLFPGIGYGGSCFPKDVKALHKSGKDAQYDFKILESVIQVNHSQKTILVPKIFSHLGKDLRNKKVAIWGLAFKPETDDIREAPSLYIIEELLKAGASVAAFDPEAMDNVKSRLGDSISFAKSMYEALEGANALVICTEWGVFRNPNFNKVKEHMDQKVIFDGRNLYDITEMRSEGFSYYSIGREDVIM
- a CDS encoding alginate lyase family protein, with protein sequence MKRLLITVRYLKPIQIRYQFYYRFLYPIFSYLRADPEYSKAASASLTWEGGLTNPKTLIGDREFEFLNQPYSFENDIDWEISEFGKLWTYNLNYFDFLHQESLDRAVGLDLIENYMSWDKHNTGNEPYPTSLRGMNWIKFLTRHRISNLEIDSFLFKDYIRLSSRLEYHIMGNHLLENGFSLLFAGLYFKDQRFLKLANQILQDQLQEQFLGDGAHFERSPMYHSILLHRILDCINFLKLNNITEGIYRRLCNTATKMISWLEAMCYTDGSLPMVNDSIHNLSFKPQELLSFARSLNIKWDAVNLNESGYRKMINPPFELFADFGNIGPDYIPGHAHSDTFNFEIYFEGKPLIVDTGTSTYELGERRLTERSTISHNTVLVDEKEQSDMWDNFRVGRRAKIIHLDESTKRVKGVHNGYSFLNILHSRQIQQISDGFVIEDQIDGRKNDNIKAEAFIHFHPSVQSIQIVENYIRLDEKGLQISFLGNISKLSVEPYSYAMGYNKRSEAKLIRIEFKKHLVTNITKI
- a CDS encoding sugar transferase, which codes for MSKPSVLNSIERKFILLIGDLIMIIASLNLLVNHAIDEKYSFVWVKIQISVIGLLLFLFLAYILDFYNLEKLVRRRAAISQGIYISLIFIFILLLICIILYDISFWRIPLLSFLLLTPIQVALWRLLYSNLFKIIPFTKNVLLLYDSYDLNLKEIIEKINGYETNTFYKVKLTYHIDQTALSDRKSFAAAMQKVDTWIINTQSYDNIPSYLQKVVLKSIMEGKEVISYTSFYENTYEALPINSHNDSFYEILQLRNKKIRYLQSLFSFTINFGLSLFVGIIFVLCIPFVFVFNFFFNRGPLFYTQKRVGQHGKEFKIYKFRSMVVDAEKLGAKMATKNDSRITPFGKILRLFRIDELPQIISVIKGDMRFIGPRPERKVFVRELVRMIPYYNIRHLIKPGITGWAQVKYKYGENLEDSTRKLEYDLYYIKNRSIMLDLRIIFKTFTTVIFSRGV
- a CDS encoding glycosyltransferase, translated to MAYAGNLGLVQGMEVLIEAFSKVKKSNLSHQWHLDIYGTGALEVELKSQAEKLGLEEWVHFHGALPKEVLSIHLSKVDVLYLGLISSEALDKTIPSKLFDYLIFGKPILAAITGEGKDILEKNKANLVLSSCDSEVISFGIRELDKSLKQRSLLASDNIDLLRGNYTREVNCQKILLYLQEVIKKK